The Brassica oleracea var. oleracea cultivar TO1000 chromosome C6, BOL, whole genome shotgun sequence genomic interval ATAAGCATTGACCTAATTGCTGAAGCCAACAAACATCTTCAGTTTCTCGAAGTTGTTGACCGGAACCGGTGGCTGTACGATGGTCCTGCACTCAAAAGAGCCATCTACAGATAATTAAACAAAACCACGATAAAAAGTAATAAAAAATAAACAAAATCACCCATGGGGTTTGCATCACACAAGTAAATACATTTACATAATTTAATGTTTATTTAATTCTATGTAACATTTATTTTTTTCTGATTAGCCAAGTTTAAAGGGCTTATTTGTGATATAACAAAAAAAAAGTGAAATTAGTTTTATAGAGATAGAGTAGAGAGAGATAGAAAGAAGAAAACGGAGATAGAGACTGATATTGGTTAGATAATGAATTATAGTTTTTTGTATTATCTCACCCAATTTCCCAAGTTTAAATTAATGATAATTAAACAATATTGCTACAATCACCAATTTATTAAATCTAAGGAAAAGATCTAACCTTTTAGTTTACGAATATATCTTTGTTTGTTTTTCCTTTCCGTTTACATAATTCTCAAATCAGTAATTTGGTGATTTATGTTTCAGATACAATGCCTACAGGCTTCCTTCGCTACCTAAACATTATGAGTCTTCCTCAATCTGCGAAGAACCACTAGTCCCTNNNNNNNNNNNNNNNNNNNNNNNNNNNNNNNNNNNNNNNNNNNNNNNNNNNNNNNNNNNNNNNNNNNNNNNNNNNNNNNNNNNNNNNNNNNNNNNNNNNNCATTTGGATTCCAGATGCAGACTATGTCAAGCTAGCTCTGAGTCTATCTGTCATCTTTTGTTCTCATGTCCTTTTGCAACGGAGGTATGGGATCGTTCAGGTGTGCAATTACCATTAAATGGTTTCTCAAGGTCTTCTGTTTTCCTCAATGTTTATCATCTCATCTTCGCCAATGGGAGACGTTCACACTATACACAGAACAGAGTTTTCCCCTGGGTACTGTGGCAGATTTGGAAAACTAGAAACGCCCTGTTCTTTGAAAAGGTGCAAGCAAGTTCTTGTACTGCAGCAACTAAGGCACTGGAAGAGGCTGACGAGTGGTTTGACGTCAACTTCAAGGTTCCTCAAGCTCAGCCAGTACAGGTGGAGACTATTAACAGTTCTGTTTCATGGTCTCCTCCTCCTGCAGACTTGTTAAAATGCGATGTTGGTGTGAGATGGAATAGTGCTGAACGTATATGTGGAGCTGCTTGGATAATTAGGAATCACGATGGAAAAGCTCTTTTACACAGTAGAAGAGCCTTTACTGGTGTTAATTCCAAGCTTGAAGCAGAGTTGCAGGGATTTTGCTGGGTGATGGAAAGTCTTATATCGACGCACTATACGAATATCATTGTAGAATCAGATTGTGGGATGGCCAGGGAGGCCATTTTGAACCCAACCAGATTCCCTTGGTTTGGTTACCTGCTAGAAAAGATTATTCATGCACTGCCGTTCTTGTATCCGTGTTCTCTAGAACATGTTGAAGGTGCAAGGAAAAAGGTTGCAGAGAAAATTGCAGTAAGCGTGACTAGAGACCATCGGTGCCAGTCATATGTAGCTTCTGGTGGTCCTCGTTGGTTATTGAATAGATTGGAGTCGGAAGCACGAAGAGCTTGTACTTGATGCTATTAGCGAGTGTAACGGTTTGTGTTTTTGGCTTTGGATTGAGAACTCTGTCATGTTCCTCTTTTTCTACCCTTTTTTAGCCTGTTATTTTATTCCCTTAGAGCTTCGAACTATACATGTCGTTTGCTTCTTTTTTGCGGTTCAAGCTTCTTGGATTCATTATGATTATAAAACCAGAGTTAAAAAAAAAGAAATAGTTATTCTTGGGTTCATCAACCAATATGATTTCAATATTTCAAATACAATATCTTTTAAAAAAAAGAAATTAAATATTGTCAAGTTATATTATTTTTTTTAATAAAAAAAGTAAAAAAATAATAATAGTTACAGAAAAAAAGAATTAAAAAAAAATATTTTTAATGTCGCCAGCAAAACACTAAACCTTAAATCTTAATCCATAAACTCTAAATCTTAAACTCTAAAACCTTGGATAACGTTACGAACTCAACACTTATTCTAAATACA includes:
- the LOC106297216 gene encoding uncharacterized protein LOC106297216 codes for the protein MGSFRCAITIKWFLKIWKTRNALFFEKVQASSCTAATKALEEADEWFDVNFKVPQAQPVQVETINSSVSWSPPPADLLKCDVGVRWNSAERICGAAWIIRNHDGKALLHSRRAFTGVNSKLEAELQGFCWVMESLISTHYTNIIVESDCGMAREAILNPTRFPWFGYLLEKIIHALPFLYPCSLEHVEGARKKVAEKIAVSVTRDHRCQSYVASGGPRWLLNRLESEARRACT